The Mycolicibacterium smegmatis genome has a window encoding:
- a CDS encoding TetR/AcrR family transcriptional regulator: MARRRGWDGRPPADDEEASARIVEAAVELISETGSDVSIADVAASLGVIRQTVYRYFPTADALMKAAAIASVDSFLDRLAAHVRGITDPADAMTDGVLFTLEEVTRTPHLGILLSEPYLHAHSGSLASDEAQDFGMRMLKRFDVDWAAYGYDETAQRELVEFTLRIMLSFFVAPNQQTRSPEELRRFLRRWLGGALLAQPR, from the coding sequence GTGGCGCGTAGACGTGGATGGGACGGACGCCCGCCCGCCGACGACGAAGAGGCCTCGGCACGCATCGTCGAGGCCGCGGTCGAACTCATCTCCGAGACCGGGTCCGACGTGAGCATCGCCGACGTCGCGGCCTCACTCGGCGTCATCCGCCAAACCGTTTACCGCTACTTCCCCACCGCCGACGCGCTCATGAAAGCCGCGGCGATCGCCTCCGTCGACAGTTTCCTCGACCGTCTCGCCGCGCACGTGCGGGGCATCACCGATCCGGCCGACGCGATGACCGACGGAGTGCTGTTCACGCTCGAAGAGGTCACGCGCACACCGCATCTGGGGATCCTGCTGTCGGAGCCGTACCTGCACGCGCACTCGGGCAGCCTGGCGTCGGACGAGGCACAGGATTTCGGCATGCGGATGCTCAAGCGCTTCGACGTCGACTGGGCGGCATACGGTTACGACGAGACCGCCCAGCGCGAACTCGTCGAGTTCACCCTGCGCATCATGCTGTCGTTCTTCGTCGCCCCCAACCAGCAGACGCGGTCACCAGAAGAGTTGCGGCGCTTCCTGCGACGCTGGCTGGGCGGCGCACTGCTGGCGCAGCCGCGCTAG
- a CDS encoding metal-dependent hydrolase, which produces MTDLIVRKMRFAFADHHVPFLWNEANPAFSSMANAVSFLAIAFEKMIGHMITEAMPHITDPEIAEEAQAFVRQEGQHSMAHRQHAKGLIKSYPALKETLDEVVKAFDDLTANTPLKYRLAYTADLEATFTPVFKLMLDHDDTLFAPGDDRVASLFLWHFVEEVEHRSSALIIYDAVVDDPWYRMRVAPSVFKHVWGVLRLACEGFNKHVPVSERGVDAMSMFGMQARRKKLMQRLPFLAAPDDGPIANAFGHLPVRDMLVALVGVVRSQIPGHDPAHEKLPALADEWFARYETGYDVTQWYTAGEKADVANV; this is translated from the coding sequence ATGACAGACCTGATCGTGCGGAAGATGCGGTTCGCCTTCGCCGACCACCACGTGCCCTTCCTGTGGAACGAGGCCAACCCGGCGTTCTCCAGCATGGCCAACGCCGTGTCGTTTCTGGCCATCGCGTTCGAGAAGATGATCGGCCACATGATCACCGAGGCCATGCCGCACATCACCGACCCCGAGATCGCTGAGGAGGCACAGGCTTTCGTGCGCCAGGAGGGCCAGCACTCGATGGCCCACCGTCAGCACGCCAAGGGTCTGATCAAGAGCTATCCCGCGCTCAAGGAGACCCTCGACGAGGTGGTCAAGGCGTTCGACGACCTCACCGCCAACACCCCGCTGAAGTACCGCCTGGCCTACACCGCCGACCTCGAGGCGACGTTCACCCCGGTGTTCAAGCTCATGCTCGACCACGACGACACGCTCTTCGCGCCCGGCGACGACCGCGTGGCGTCGTTGTTTTTGTGGCACTTCGTCGAGGAGGTCGAGCACCGCAGCTCGGCGCTGATCATCTACGACGCCGTCGTCGACGACCCCTGGTACCGCATGCGCGTGGCCCCCTCGGTGTTCAAGCACGTCTGGGGTGTGTTGCGCCTGGCCTGCGAAGGGTTCAACAAACACGTCCCGGTGTCCGAACGCGGGGTGGACGCGATGTCGATGTTCGGCATGCAGGCCCGCAGGAAGAAGCTCATGCAGCGGCTGCCGTTCCTCGCCGCCCCCGACGACGGCCCGATCGCCAACGCGTTCGGCCATCTGCCCGTGCGCGACATGCTGGTGGCGCTCGTCGGCGTGGTACGCAGCCAGATCCCCGGGCACGATCCCGCGCACGAGAAGCTGCCCGCACTGGCCGACGAGTGGTTCGCCCGGTACGAGACGGGCTACGACGTCACCCAGTGGTACACCGCAGGCGAGAAGGCGGACGTGGCCAATGTCTGA
- a CDS encoding DUF7802 domain-containing protein yields the protein MSDLCTPTFADLAQRMGFSCDDIGGLVSFRNPFGLENWTLLALEILVITGAVLALVYAVNRYRRQGDPTNVVLWFGAIAYLLIIEPPLYFPAAFGIEEHVDTMFAHNLFTVEFLWGRLPLYIVAIYPMMATVSFEIVRRLGVFTRYGSFVGALAVGFVHHAFYEIFDHLGPQLRWWEWTLEHPLNQPFFDSVPLPSVVVFAALWPTSLAFCVQFFVGRHVDGGRSFTGGQIALRTVVVGVLASVGTFILPLPATVSGSLSGSTVVGGVVYALELLALSVVAVAVMFAQWRRLRSPSRPPLGPGGVILGYAAVYLAVMTVLWLTALPDWFGAVGGVTADGDPIGSLWYTVLCLMVAALALAAAVTVRPVASATAEAAESTQAQPQA from the coding sequence ATGTCTGACCTGTGTACCCCCACGTTCGCCGATCTCGCACAGCGGATGGGCTTCTCCTGTGACGACATCGGTGGCCTGGTCTCGTTCCGCAACCCGTTCGGTCTGGAGAACTGGACATTGCTCGCCCTCGAGATCCTCGTCATCACCGGTGCCGTACTGGCGCTGGTGTACGCGGTCAACCGCTATCGGCGACAAGGCGATCCGACCAACGTGGTTTTGTGGTTCGGCGCCATCGCCTACCTGCTGATCATCGAACCGCCGCTGTACTTTCCGGCCGCGTTCGGCATCGAAGAGCACGTCGACACCATGTTCGCGCACAACCTGTTCACGGTGGAGTTCCTGTGGGGACGTCTGCCGCTCTACATCGTCGCGATCTATCCCATGATGGCCACGGTGTCTTTCGAGATCGTGCGCAGGCTCGGGGTTTTCACGCGGTACGGATCATTCGTGGGTGCGCTGGCGGTCGGCTTCGTGCACCACGCGTTCTACGAGATCTTCGACCACCTGGGCCCGCAGTTGCGGTGGTGGGAGTGGACGCTGGAGCACCCGCTCAACCAGCCGTTCTTCGACTCGGTGCCGCTGCCCAGCGTCGTGGTGTTCGCGGCGCTGTGGCCCACGTCGTTGGCGTTCTGCGTGCAGTTCTTCGTCGGTCGCCACGTCGATGGCGGTCGGTCGTTCACCGGCGGTCAGATCGCGCTGCGCACCGTGGTGGTCGGTGTGCTGGCCTCGGTGGGGACGTTCATCCTGCCGCTGCCCGCCACCGTCTCCGGTTCGCTTTCGGGCAGCACGGTCGTCGGCGGTGTCGTGTATGCGCTGGAACTGTTGGCGCTCAGCGTCGTCGCGGTCGCGGTGATGTTCGCGCAGTGGCGCCGCCTGCGGTCGCCGTCCCGGCCGCCGCTGGGGCCGGGCGGGGTGATCCTGGGCTACGCCGCGGTGTATCTGGCGGTGATGACCGTGCTGTGGCTGACCGCGCTGCCTGACTGGTTCGGTGCGGTCGGTGGCGTCACCGCCGACGGCGACCCCATCGGCAGTCTCTGGTACACCGTGCTGTGCCTGATGGTCGCCGCGCTGGCGCTTGCCGCGGCGGTGACGGTGCGGCCGGTGGCCTCCGCGACGGCCGAGGCGGCGGAGTCGACGCAGGCGCAGCCGCAGGCCTGA
- a CDS encoding LmeA family phospholipid-binding protein — MARMATPPQRPDRPGGRPGPQPGRRPVPPSRGFPPPDPATRRLPRPPRPTGPAGPDGPTEQLRAPRPEPPTEQMRARRPPLDAAATEKITRPRPPVAQGGPLGASPPAVKRAWLRTWQAAVLIAVIVVALVVGGLAGAELYARHRAGTLLVAVAECVVEDNATVSFGVNPPFLWQHITGHYTNISVQTAGRQVQAAEGMTADVTLKDIRLQGTADSKGTIGSLTATLSWTSEGIKDTVAANLPGVGSLVTGVSTDAAAGTLTLEAAGDNRVTARPVVTDGDLTLEVLDVTGPFSKETVQDALNGLTTKLNENYPLGIHADSVAVTDTGLVGRFSSQDASIPNDEADPCFARL, encoded by the coding sequence ATGGCGCGAATGGCGACACCGCCGCAGCGTCCTGATCGGCCCGGTGGCCGGCCCGGCCCGCAGCCCGGCCGGCGTCCTGTGCCGCCCAGCCGGGGCTTTCCACCGCCCGACCCGGCCACCCGGCGCCTACCCCGGCCACCCCGCCCGACAGGGCCGGCCGGGCCCGATGGGCCCACCGAACAGCTGCGGGCACCGCGTCCGGAGCCTCCGACCGAACAGATGCGTGCGCGCCGCCCACCGCTCGACGCGGCCGCCACGGAGAAGATCACCCGGCCACGCCCGCCCGTCGCACAGGGCGGACCGCTGGGTGCGTCACCGCCTGCCGTCAAGCGGGCGTGGCTGCGCACCTGGCAGGCCGCGGTGCTGATCGCCGTCATCGTGGTGGCGCTGGTGGTCGGTGGGCTGGCCGGCGCCGAACTGTACGCGCGCCACCGCGCGGGCACGTTGCTCGTCGCGGTGGCCGAATGCGTCGTGGAGGACAACGCCACGGTGTCCTTCGGGGTGAACCCACCGTTCCTGTGGCAGCACATCACCGGCCACTACACCAACATCTCGGTGCAAACCGCGGGCAGGCAGGTGCAGGCCGCCGAGGGCATGACTGCCGATGTCACGCTCAAGGACATCCGCCTGCAGGGCACCGCCGACTCCAAGGGCACCATCGGATCGCTGACGGCGACGCTGAGTTGGACCTCCGAGGGCATCAAGGACACTGTCGCGGCGAACCTGCCCGGCGTCGGAAGCCTCGTCACCGGCGTCAGCACCGACGCCGCGGCGGGCACCCTCACGCTGGAGGCGGCGGGCGACAACCGCGTCACCGCGCGGCCGGTCGTCACCGACGGCGACCTCACGTTGGAGGTCCTCGACGTCACCGGCCCGTTCTCCAAGGAGACGGTGCAGGACGCGCTGAACGGGTTGACCACCAAGCTCAACGAGAACTACCCGTTGGGCATCCACGCCGACAGCGTCGCGGTGACCGACACGGGTCTCGTCGGAAGGTTCTCCAGCCAGGACGCGTCTATACCCAATGACGAAGCCGATCCGTGTTTCGCGCGTCTGTGA
- a CDS encoding chorismate mutase, whose product MLASVALAALAGVGTPHATADDLSPLVPLVDAAAQRLQTADPVAASKFRSGGAIDDPDREQQVIAAVTGDATRHNIDPGYVHDVFRNQIDATSSVEHTRFAQWKLDPAAAPSSAPDLSESRQKIDTLNRTMVDEIARQWPVLHSPVCRPDLDRALDAVATARGFDPVYRHALEYATHSYCR is encoded by the coding sequence GTGCTCGCTTCGGTTGCGCTCGCCGCACTGGCGGGTGTGGGCACCCCGCATGCCACGGCCGACGACCTGAGCCCGCTGGTTCCTCTCGTCGACGCTGCCGCGCAGCGCCTGCAGACCGCAGATCCGGTGGCGGCGTCCAAGTTCCGCTCGGGCGGCGCGATCGACGACCCGGACCGCGAACAACAGGTGATCGCCGCGGTCACCGGGGACGCCACCCGGCACAACATCGACCCCGGATACGTCCACGATGTCTTCCGCAATCAGATCGACGCCACATCGTCGGTGGAGCACACCCGCTTCGCGCAGTGGAAGCTCGACCCGGCCGCGGCACCGTCGTCGGCGCCCGACCTGTCCGAGTCGCGGCAGAAGATCGACACGCTCAACCGCACGATGGTCGACGAGATCGCCCGGCAGTGGCCGGTTCTGCACTCGCCCGTGTGCCGGCCCGACCTCGACAGGGCCCTCGACGCGGTGGCCACGGCACGTGGGTTCGATCCGGTGTACCGACACGCGCTCGAATACGCGACGCATTCGTACTGCCGATGA
- a CDS encoding cupin domain-containing protein, translating into MHSHPYNHAFYFLTGSGEVQIDGQTWQVKPGTFVKVPAHARHNLTNTGTDDLVFLVIYDSAEPRLSRGPAESLSGQTVSSR; encoded by the coding sequence CTGCACAGCCATCCCTACAACCACGCGTTCTATTTCCTCACCGGTAGCGGCGAGGTCCAGATCGACGGACAGACATGGCAGGTGAAACCGGGCACGTTCGTCAAGGTTCCCGCGCATGCCCGGCACAACCTCACCAACACCGGGACCGACGATCTGGTGTTCCTGGTGATCTACGACTCCGCCGAACCGCGACTGAGTCGCGGTCCGGCGGAGTCGTTGTCCGGTCAGACTGTGAGCAGTCGCTGA
- a CDS encoding PTS transporter subunit EIIC has protein sequence MSNAAKPEATQRKSGLRIPGFAQLQRLGKSLMLPIAVLPAAGILLRIGQPDLLGRIESPVIGPFFKAMSAAGDALFSNLPLLFAVGVAIGFARKADGSTALAAVVGYLVVEAVFKTMSPIVLAGEVDKAGDQAQINYSVFAGIVVGLLTAWLFDRYHTIQLPSYLGFFGGRRFVPIVVSLASLFVAFLMSYFYPIFDAGLTALGRFIGGAGALGAFVYGFANRMLIPLGLHHIPNSYVWFIYGDYQTADGQVVTGELTRFAAGDPTAGILTSGFYPILMFGLPAAALAMIHVANKRQRKVAVGILSAAALTAFLTGVTEPLEFAFMFVAFPLYVIHAVLTGLSLAIAYLLDIHLGFSFSAGLIDLLLYGTAPAAKNIPLLIAMGVVFFVVYYLMFRFAITKWNMRTPGREPESEFAAEEAANLGEGETSATAVTAGGAAGAAGTVAAPERADSEAEQLIAAFGGRENLVNVDACITRLRMEVADKTKVDHDRLRALGAAGVLEVGNSVQAVFGTNSEALKNAIIDSL, from the coding sequence ATGAGCAACGCGGCGAAACCTGAAGCAACACAGAGGAAATCAGGGCTGCGGATCCCAGGGTTCGCACAGCTGCAGCGCCTCGGCAAAAGCCTCATGCTGCCCATCGCGGTGCTGCCCGCGGCGGGCATCCTGCTGCGCATAGGCCAGCCTGATCTGCTCGGTCGCATCGAATCACCGGTCATCGGCCCGTTCTTCAAGGCCATGAGCGCTGCGGGCGACGCGCTTTTCAGCAATCTTCCCCTGTTGTTTGCGGTGGGTGTCGCCATCGGATTCGCGCGCAAGGCCGACGGATCGACCGCGCTCGCGGCAGTCGTCGGCTATCTCGTGGTGGAGGCCGTGTTCAAGACCATGTCGCCGATCGTGCTGGCCGGTGAGGTGGACAAGGCAGGCGATCAGGCGCAGATCAACTACAGCGTGTTCGCCGGTATCGTCGTCGGCCTGCTCACCGCATGGTTGTTCGACCGGTACCACACCATCCAATTACCGTCGTATCTGGGCTTTTTCGGCGGAAGACGATTCGTCCCCATCGTGGTGTCACTGGCGTCGCTGTTCGTGGCGTTCCTGATGAGCTACTTCTACCCCATCTTCGACGCAGGCCTGACCGCGCTCGGCCGGTTCATCGGCGGGGCAGGCGCGCTCGGCGCGTTCGTCTACGGATTCGCCAACCGCATGCTGATTCCCCTGGGCCTGCACCACATCCCCAACTCGTATGTCTGGTTCATCTACGGCGACTACCAGACCGCGGACGGCCAGGTGGTCACCGGCGAGCTCACCAGATTTGCCGCGGGCGATCCCACCGCGGGCATCCTCACGTCAGGCTTCTACCCGATCCTGATGTTCGGGTTGCCGGCCGCCGCGCTGGCGATGATCCACGTCGCCAACAAAAGGCAGCGCAAGGTCGCGGTGGGCATCCTGTCGGCCGCGGCGCTCACCGCGTTCCTCACGGGCGTGACCGAACCGCTCGAGTTCGCCTTCATGTTCGTGGCATTCCCGCTCTACGTCATCCACGCGGTGCTCACCGGGTTGTCGCTGGCGATCGCCTACCTGCTCGACATCCATCTGGGCTTCTCGTTCTCGGCAGGTCTGATCGACCTGCTGCTCTACGGCACGGCGCCGGCCGCGAAGAACATCCCGCTGCTGATCGCGATGGGTGTGGTGTTCTTCGTCGTCTACTACCTGATGTTCCGGTTCGCGATCACCAAGTGGAACATGCGGACCCCGGGCCGGGAGCCCGAGTCGGAGTTCGCCGCCGAGGAGGCGGCCAACCTCGGCGAGGGCGAGACGTCGGCGACGGCCGTCACCGCGGGCGGCGCGGCGGGCGCCGCCGGTACTGTCGCGGCGCCCGAGCGCGCCGACAGCGAGGCCGAGCAGCTCATCGCGGCCTTCGGGGGGCGGGAGAACCTGGTCAACGTCGACGCGTGCATCACGCGGTTGCGCATGGAGGTCGCCGACAAGACAAAGGTGGATCACGACCGGCTCCGCGCGCTCGGCGCCGCAGGCGTCCTCGAGGTCGGCAACAGTGTCCAGGCGGTGTTCGGCACCAACTCCGAGGCGCTCAAGAACGCCATCATCGACAGCCTGTGA
- a CDS encoding PTS sugar transporter subunit IIA, producing MTITSVLAPVGGRAVALSEIPDPVFSAGMVGHGAAVDPPHEVVQAVAPVSGKLLKLMPHAYVVMTADNVGVLVHLGIDTVQLSGEGFTTHVAQGDTVTAGQLVITYDVAAVVAKGLNPIVPVVIMDEREPGNITASEAVRTGADIATGAELFTAAK from the coding sequence GTGACCATCACGTCAGTTCTCGCCCCGGTGGGTGGGCGCGCAGTCGCCCTGTCCGAGATTCCCGACCCGGTGTTCTCCGCGGGCATGGTGGGCCACGGCGCCGCGGTGGATCCACCGCACGAGGTGGTGCAGGCCGTGGCGCCGGTGAGCGGGAAACTGCTCAAGCTCATGCCGCACGCCTATGTGGTGATGACCGCGGACAACGTGGGAGTGCTGGTCCACCTGGGCATCGACACCGTGCAACTGAGCGGCGAGGGGTTCACCACCCACGTCGCCCAGGGCGACACCGTGACCGCAGGGCAACTCGTGATCACCTACGACGTCGCGGCGGTCGTGGCCAAGGGCCTCAATCCCATTGTCCCGGTGGTGATCATGGACGAGCGCGAACCGGGAAACATCACCGCGTCCGAAGCGGTGCGCACAGGCGCCGACATCGCCACGGGCGCTGAACTTTTCACCGCCGCCAAGTAA
- the nagB gene encoding glucosamine-6-phosphate deaminase has protein sequence MEVIILPDPGRIGSLAADAITALITRKPDAVLGLATGSSPLAVYDELVSRYEAGQISFRQARGFTLDEYVGLPADHPERYRNVIDTAFAARVDFAPGAVQGPDGLADDIPAACAAYEAAIRDAGGVDLQILGIGTDGHIAFNEPGSSLASRTRIKTLTRQTRVDNARFFGGDLDQVPTHCLTQGLGTIMEARHLILIAMGRSKAEAVHHLVEGAVSAMWPATVLQMHPHVTVLLDDAAAQRLQLVDYYRETYRAKPAWQGI, from the coding sequence ATGGAAGTCATCATCCTGCCCGACCCCGGACGCATCGGCAGCCTTGCGGCCGATGCCATCACCGCGTTGATCACGCGCAAACCCGACGCCGTGCTCGGCCTGGCGACCGGAAGTTCCCCGCTTGCCGTCTACGACGAACTGGTGTCCCGGTACGAAGCCGGGCAGATCTCGTTCCGGCAGGCCAGGGGATTCACCCTCGACGAGTACGTCGGCCTGCCCGCCGACCACCCCGAGCGCTACCGCAACGTCATCGACACGGCATTCGCCGCGCGGGTCGACTTCGCGCCGGGCGCGGTACAGGGTCCCGACGGACTCGCCGACGACATCCCCGCGGCCTGCGCGGCGTACGAGGCCGCGATCCGCGACGCCGGCGGCGTCGACCTGCAGATCCTCGGCATCGGCACCGACGGGCACATCGCATTCAACGAGCCCGGCTCCTCACTCGCGTCGCGCACCCGCATCAAGACGCTGACCCGCCAGACCCGCGTCGACAACGCCAGGTTCTTCGGCGGCGACCTCGACCAGGTGCCCACCCACTGCCTCACCCAGGGCCTCGGCACCATCATGGAGGCCAGGCATCTGATCCTGATCGCGATGGGCCGCAGCAAGGCCGAGGCCGTGCACCACCTGGTGGAGGGTGCGGTGAGCGCCATGTGGCCGGCGACCGTGCTGCAGATGCACCCCCACGTGACCGTGTTGCTCGACGACGCTGCGGCACAACGCCTGCAACTCGTGGACTACTACCGCGAGACCTACCGCGCCAAACCGGCCTGGCAGGGCATCTGA
- the nagA gene encoding N-acetylglucosamine-6-phosphate deacetylase — protein sequence MLLTADTVLTGTELLRPGWLEIASDRVVAVGAGAPPAQADRNLGAATVVPGFVDTHLHGGGGGNFSAATDDETARAVALHRAHGSTTLVASLVTAGPEDLLRQVSGLARQVRAGLIDGIHLEGPWLSTLRCGAHQPVLMRDPDPGEIGRVLDAGEGTVRMVTIAPERDGALAAIAQLVNAGVVAAVGHTEATYDQTRAAIDAGATVGTHLFNAMRPIDRREPGPAVALTEDSRVTVEMIVDGVHVAPAIYRHITQTVGPERLSLITDAMAATGMSDGVYRLGPLDIDVVAGVARVAGTDTIAGSTATMEQVFRLAVAHCGLPRDDALSLAVRQACVNPARALGLPAAGLAAGARADLVVLDHDLAVTAVMRAGEWVVTPGAAHTV from the coding sequence ATGCTGCTGACCGCCGACACCGTGCTCACCGGCACCGAACTGCTGCGGCCCGGCTGGCTGGAGATCGCCTCTGACCGCGTGGTCGCGGTGGGTGCCGGAGCCCCGCCCGCGCAGGCCGATCGGAACCTCGGCGCGGCCACCGTGGTCCCCGGCTTCGTCGACACCCACCTGCACGGCGGGGGTGGCGGCAACTTCTCCGCCGCCACCGACGACGAGACCGCCAGGGCGGTCGCGCTGCACCGCGCCCACGGCAGCACCACGCTGGTGGCCTCCCTGGTCACGGCCGGGCCCGAGGACCTGCTGCGCCAGGTCTCCGGTCTGGCACGGCAGGTGCGCGCCGGACTGATCGACGGTATCCATCTCGAGGGTCCGTGGTTGTCGACCCTGCGGTGCGGCGCCCACCAGCCGGTCCTGATGCGCGACCCCGACCCGGGCGAGATCGGCCGGGTGCTCGACGCGGGCGAGGGGACCGTCCGCATGGTCACCATCGCGCCGGAGCGCGACGGCGCACTCGCGGCCATCGCGCAGCTCGTAAATGCCGGGGTGGTCGCCGCGGTCGGGCACACCGAGGCGACGTATGACCAGACGCGGGCCGCGATCGACGCGGGCGCCACGGTGGGCACGCATCTGTTCAACGCGATGCGCCCGATCGACCGCCGCGAACCCGGGCCTGCCGTCGCGCTGACCGAGGATTCACGGGTCACCGTCGAGATGATCGTCGACGGGGTACACGTGGCGCCCGCGATCTATCGCCACATCACACAGACCGTTGGGCCGGAACGGCTTTCGCTGATCACCGATGCGATGGCCGCCACCGGGATGTCTGACGGTGTGTACCGCCTCGGACCGCTCGACATCGACGTCGTGGCGGGTGTGGCGCGCGTGGCAGGTACCGACACCATCGCCGGGAGCACCGCGACCATGGAGCAGGTGTTCCGCCTCGCGGTGGCGCACTGCGGTTTGCCCCGCGACGACGCACTGTCGCTCGCCGTCCGCCAGGCGTGTGTCAACCCGGCTCGCGCGCTCGGACTGCCCGCGGCGGGGTTGGCCGCAGGTGCCCGCGCCGACCTCGTGGTGCTCGATCACGACCTCGCTGTCACGGCCGTGATGCGGGCAGGGGAGTGGGTCGTGACCCCCGGCGCGGCGCACACGGTGTGA